From a region of the Paenibacillus sp. R14(2021) genome:
- a CDS encoding adenylate/guanylate cyclase domain-containing protein has translation MKRKKSRSSLHNRSIGLSWLAILTVCLIGLTTYAAIHSSELKQGPTQTNIPLSNLSAMAEDTSGGVYVISSAKQQIEAIDKDGTLKYRINQKSGNRRNFSEIAVDDSGRLYVINTELDTYGLYVNAEEIIRYTSAGKLDKVLFQWKGDNTSKRIGQLRSLQIKGDTLSFFISRQNEVQQKQLSLVSGKWEQPFAFQLPPNRYLSEVYGTEPGAIYYTTKRGAIYSVASDGTSSRLYPVAGMEQTRKNFPERLKLDGNGSLTFVDRSINAVTRLTPDLTSPISLLLEEKTLTAAAPLAESVEIGDFHLHADGSMDILLADRIMKQSSNGAVTSLTDQITFSGSEQFRLWLVWGAAAGSVLLLIAVCWLIYLHVMRRRISFFLKQMVAFVPLIIVSMIVLSNSIYDGFSGKMEEEMKRELSVLAQSGKYIIDGDRLERLTSPNDFMNVDYQEIKQRMNVLFQHDSSIDRRGLYSTVYKYENGKLYIIADDDDGVNMFKPFPLTENNLPVVEQGQVMSGSWEDANGQWTYAIAPVYNSKGAIVGIYETGRDLNVLRTENSTINRSIFKNITIITILILLVFMISSYFLLASLRKLRKSVTEITNGNWDAEVHIRSSDEVADLGQQFNLMVRHIRQYINDITAFSEASFRFVPQQVFKYLGKRGILDVHLGDQVQQNMVVMVTKLRTFYEMSKRLTPKENFNFMNSFLSRFGPLVRKENGLISNYLGAGFMTLFPNRTEEAIKAAIAIRKELVAYNGHRGKTNKSPVDIGIAIHKGPLMLGIIGEETKMESNVISDDVTLTSKLEELSEPLGVSILVTREAMASMDSPERFQYRWLGRIHIEGKEEAVELYDIYEGDSELLRSGKDKTKKLFEHGIRLYQEGRFFDARETFVEVIKWNRMDKAAKLYFYLCDEYFQRGTAVDWNGTLAVS, from the coding sequence ATGAAAAGGAAGAAGTCGCGCAGTTCACTGCATAATCGGAGTATAGGACTATCATGGCTTGCGATTCTAACGGTATGTTTAATAGGACTAACGACGTATGCAGCCATACATAGCAGCGAGCTGAAGCAAGGCCCCACGCAAACGAACATACCCCTCAGTAACCTCTCTGCCATGGCGGAGGACACGAGCGGCGGCGTATATGTCATCAGCAGCGCGAAGCAGCAGATCGAAGCCATCGATAAAGACGGTACGCTCAAATACCGCATCAATCAGAAGAGCGGCAATCGGCGCAACTTCTCGGAAATCGCCGTGGATGACAGCGGACGCTTGTACGTGATCAATACGGAGCTGGATACATACGGCTTGTATGTGAATGCAGAGGAAATCATCCGTTACACGTCCGCGGGCAAGCTGGACAAAGTGCTTTTCCAATGGAAGGGCGACAATACGAGCAAGCGAATCGGGCAGCTCAGATCGCTGCAAATCAAGGGCGATACGCTTTCGTTCTTCATCAGTCGTCAAAACGAGGTGCAGCAGAAGCAGCTCTCGCTGGTCAGCGGCAAATGGGAGCAGCCGTTTGCGTTCCAGCTGCCGCCTAACCGCTATCTATCGGAAGTCTACGGAACGGAGCCCGGCGCAATTTACTATACAACCAAGCGCGGCGCGATCTACAGCGTCGCTTCGGACGGTACAAGTAGCAGGCTCTATCCTGTTGCAGGTATGGAGCAGACACGTAAAAACTTTCCCGAGCGGCTCAAGCTGGACGGCAACGGGAGTTTAACCTTTGTGGATCGTTCCATCAATGCGGTTACGAGATTGACGCCTGACTTAACGAGTCCGATTTCGCTCTTGTTAGAAGAGAAGACGCTGACGGCTGCTGCTCCGCTGGCGGAGAGCGTGGAGATTGGCGACTTTCATCTTCATGCCGACGGAAGCATGGACATTCTGCTGGCTGATCGCATTATGAAACAAAGCAGTAACGGTGCCGTGACTTCCTTAACCGATCAAATCACCTTTAGCGGTAGCGAGCAATTCCGTTTGTGGCTTGTATGGGGAGCTGCCGCAGGAAGCGTCTTGCTGCTGATCGCTGTTTGCTGGCTGATCTACCTGCATGTGATGAGAAGGCGGATTTCATTCTTCCTGAAACAGATGGTCGCGTTCGTGCCGCTCATTATCGTTTCGATGATCGTGTTGTCCAACTCCATATATGACGGCTTCTCCGGCAAGATGGAAGAGGAGATGAAGCGGGAGCTGTCCGTTCTGGCACAGAGCGGCAAATATATTATCGACGGCGATCGGCTGGAACGCCTTACTTCGCCGAATGACTTTATGAACGTCGACTACCAGGAAATCAAACAGCGAATGAACGTGCTTTTTCAGCATGACAGCAGCATCGACCGCCGCGGGCTTTACAGCACGGTTTATAAATACGAGAACGGTAAGCTCTACATCATCGCAGACGACGATGACGGGGTGAACATGTTCAAGCCGTTTCCGCTGACGGAGAATAATTTGCCGGTCGTGGAGCAAGGACAGGTCATGAGCGGAAGCTGGGAGGACGCGAACGGTCAATGGACGTATGCGATCGCGCCGGTATATAACTCCAAGGGCGCCATTGTCGGCATCTATGAGACGGGCCGCGATTTGAACGTACTGCGTACCGAGAATTCCACCATTAATAGGTCGATCTTCAAAAATATTACGATTATTACCATCCTGATTCTGCTCGTGTTCATGATTTCTTCCTATTTCCTGCTCGCTTCGCTTCGGAAGCTTCGCAAAAGCGTCACCGAAATTACGAACGGAAATTGGGATGCAGAAGTACATATCCGTTCCAGCGACGAAGTGGCCGATCTGGGGCAGCAATTCAACCTCATGGTGCGGCATATCCGGCAGTATATCAATGATATTACGGCGTTCAGTGAAGCTTCCTTCCGTTTCGTGCCGCAGCAGGTGTTCAAGTATTTGGGTAAGCGGGGCATTCTGGATGTGCATTTGGGCGATCAAGTGCAGCAGAACATGGTCGTTATGGTCACGAAGCTGCGTACGTTCTATGAAATGTCGAAACGTCTGACGCCGAAGGAAAACTTTAACTTCATGAATTCGTTTCTCAGCCGCTTCGGTCCGCTTGTCCGCAAGGAGAACGGATTAATCAGCAACTATCTGGGCGCGGGCTTCATGACGCTGTTCCCGAACAGGACGGAAGAGGCCATTAAGGCTGCAATCGCGATCCGCAAGGAGCTTGTCGCCTATAACGGCCATCGCGGTAAAACGAATAAAAGTCCGGTCGATATCGGCATCGCCATTCACAAAGGACCGCTTATGCTCGGCATTATCGGCGAGGAAACGAAGATGGAAAGCAATGTGATTTCCGATGATGTGACGCTGACCTCGAAGCTGGAGGAGCTGTCCGAGCCGCTCGGCGTCTCCATCCTCGTTACCCGCGAAGCGATGGCATCCATGGATTCGCCTGAACGGTTTCAGTACCGCTGGCTCGGCCGTATTCATATCGAGGGCAAGGAAGAGGCCGTAGAGCTGTATGATATTTACGAGGGCGACAGCGAGCTTCTCCGCTCCGGCAAGGACAAGACGAAGAAATTGTTCGAGCATGGCATTCGGCTGTACCAGGAAGGCCGCTTCTTCGACGCGAGGGAAACGTTCGTGGAAGTGATTAAATGGAACCGGATGGATAAAGCAGCAAAGCTGTATTTCTATTTATGCGACGAGTATTTCCAACGGGGCACGGCTGTCGATTGGAACGGCACGCTGGCTGTTTCATAG
- a CDS encoding N-acetyltransferase, producing the protein MRQTMYHVEPLLLEEDARLISKFFLSDVSFDDMNHTPGEIQHYETNPFKALVSDYSYRFVKNERNEMIGVIGYLQNEQQTGGYYLDYLVVHKAFRRHGIAALLLNDMIGVLEFQEARYVLTYTCDTELYAPVRRLFERTGFSLAGRCPDYYFEGEDRLIYSLKLGRHRVHSNKHGA; encoded by the coding sequence ATGAGGCAAACGATGTATCATGTAGAGCCGCTTCTTCTGGAAGAGGATGCGAGGCTGATCAGCAAGTTTTTCCTGTCGGATGTTTCCTTCGACGACATGAATCATACGCCTGGTGAAATTCAGCATTACGAGACCAATCCGTTCAAGGCGCTGGTATCGGATTATTCGTATCGGTTCGTCAAGAATGAACGGAATGAAATGATCGGCGTAATTGGCTATTTGCAGAACGAGCAGCAGACAGGCGGGTATTATCTTGACTATCTCGTCGTTCACAAAGCATTCCGCAGGCATGGTATTGCGGCCCTGCTGCTGAACGACATGATTGGCGTATTGGAATTTCAAGAGGCTCGGTATGTGCTTACCTATACATGCGATACGGAATTATACGCGCCTGTTCGCCGGCTCTTCGAACGGACAGGCTTCTCGCTTGCAGGACGCTGTCCGGATTATTATTTTGAAGGCGAAGACCGGCTGATCTACAGCCTGAAGCTCGGCAGGCATCGAGTACATTCGAATAAACATGGTGCATAA